In Bombina bombina isolate aBomBom1 unplaced genomic scaffold, aBomBom1.pri scaffold_2434, whole genome shotgun sequence, the following are encoded in one genomic region:
- the LOC128644186 gene encoding putative uncharacterized protein DDB_G0271982, protein MVNQGEREREKERKKEREREREKERVKNGKREREREREREKE, encoded by the exons atggtaaatcagggagaaagagagagagagaaagaaagaaagaaagaaaga gagagagagagagaaaaagaaagagtgaaaaatggtaaaagagagagagagcgagagagagaaagagagaaagaa